The following are encoded in a window of Doryrhamphus excisus isolate RoL2022-K1 chromosome 16, RoL_Dexc_1.0, whole genome shotgun sequence genomic DNA:
- the LOC131104425 gene encoding matrix remodeling-associated protein 8-like isoform X2 — protein MVWTRDRLKDRQRVVHWDLMRNTPKYSVERVLDMSPGARLRVYNNFNKGRVSIPESAFKDGNFSLVIKNVIQSDKGVYTCNLHHHYCQIQQSVQIQLNVTKSAQKEKRYWDGEKTIFVVLLGTTVVLPCVNRRPLWRDGIQEDQQQVAHWDFQPPGVRPDRADRLVDLYASGERRDYGPLFAEKKMSVAEDAFTLGDFSLSISNLKPVDKGLYSCHLHHHYCGLHERRIFRLTVGSSLPSEPTTTQTIFHNDDPEPRVEEVQSPHVVNVILPEHRGYFVQHLGYFLATFLLLAFIVVAIVMVTRRRKKRGLAYELRRSDERNEGESSLSLTELKIRNQEPLNSDYKNNLLKERDMSKDCNKDFDGKLWM, from the exons ATGGTGTGGACCCGGGACAGACTGAAGGACCGCCAGAGGGTGGTGCACTGGGACTTGATGCGCAATACTCCCAAATACTCCGTGGAACGAGTCCTGGATATGTCTCCCGGAGCTCGACTGAGGGTCTACAACAACTTCAACAAAGGTCGCGTTTCCATTCCAGAATCTGCATTTAAAGATGGCAACTTCTCCCTGGTCATCAAAA ATGTGATCCAAAGTGACAAAGGAGTGTACACGTGTAATCTACACCATCATTACTGCCAAATTCAACAGTCTGTTCAGATCCAGCTCAACGTGACAAAGTCAG CGCAAAAAGAGAAACGTTACTGGGATGGAGAGAAAACCATTTTTGTGGTCTTGCTGGGCACCACTGTGGTGTTGCCATGCGTCAACCGCCGTCCCCTGTGGCGAGACGGCATCCAGGAGGACCAGCAGCAGGTAGCCCACTGGGACTTCCAGCCACCGGGCGTGCGACCCGATAGGGCTGACCGCTTGGTGGACCTCTACGCTTCCGGGGAACGGCGGGATTACGGACCGCTCTTTGCTGAGAAGAAGATGAGCGTGGCAGAGGATGCGTTCACACTCGGAGACTTTTCACTGTCAATTTCCAACTTGAAACCGGTCGATAAAGGACTGTACTCCTGCCACCTGCATCACCATTACTGCGGCCTGCACGAGAGACGCATTTTTAGACTCACCGTGGGCTCTTCACTTCCATCGGAGCCCACCACAACACAGACAATCTTCCACAATGATGACCCTGAACCAA GGGTTGAAGAAGTGCAGAGTCCTCACGTCGTCAACGTTATCCTCCCTGAGCATCGAGGCTATTTCGTGCAACATTTGGGTTATTTCCTGGCAACCTTCCTGCTTCTGGCATTCATCGTTGTGGCAATCGTCATGGTAACTCGACGGCGAAAAAAGAGAG GCCTGGCGTACGAACTACGAAGATCTGATGA GAGAAATGAAGGTGAAAGCTCCTTAAGTTTAACAGAGCTGAAGATCCGCAACCAAGAGCCACTGAATTCAG ATTACAAAAACAACCTCCTGAAAGAGAGAGACATGAGCAAAGACTGCAACAAGG ACTTTGATGGGAAGCTGTGGATGTGA
- the LOC131104425 gene encoding matrix remodeling-associated protein 8-like isoform X1, translating into MHTYMALLPVSVLAVLFLPGAWSQSSGSNSRLGVVVEAKNITLPIGSNAVLPCHSPRMVWTRDRLKDRQRVVHWDLMRNTPKYSVERVLDMSPGARLRVYNNFNKGRVSIPESAFKDGNFSLVIKNVIQSDKGVYTCNLHHHYCQIQQSVQIQLNVTKSAQKEKRYWDGEKTIFVVLLGTTVVLPCVNRRPLWRDGIQEDQQQVAHWDFQPPGVRPDRADRLVDLYASGERRDYGPLFAEKKMSVAEDAFTLGDFSLSISNLKPVDKGLYSCHLHHHYCGLHERRIFRLTVGSSLPSEPTTTQTIFHNDDPEPRVEEVQSPHVVNVILPEHRGYFVQHLGYFLATFLLLAFIVVAIVMVTRRRKKRGLAYELRRSDERNEGESSLSLTELKIRNQEPLNSDYKNNLLKERDMSKDCNKDFDGKLWM; encoded by the exons ATGCATACGTACATGGCTCTGCTTCCAG tttCAGTTCTTGCTGTGCTCTTCCTGCCGGGAG cATGGAGTCAGAGCAGcggcagcaacagcagactcggTGTGGTGGTTGAAGCCAAGAACATCACACTCCCTATAGGAAGCAACGCCGTCCTGCCTTGTCACAGCCCTCGCATGGTGTGGACCCGGGACAGACTGAAGGACCGCCAGAGGGTGGTGCACTGGGACTTGATGCGCAATACTCCCAAATACTCCGTGGAACGAGTCCTGGATATGTCTCCCGGAGCTCGACTGAGGGTCTACAACAACTTCAACAAAGGTCGCGTTTCCATTCCAGAATCTGCATTTAAAGATGGCAACTTCTCCCTGGTCATCAAAA ATGTGATCCAAAGTGACAAAGGAGTGTACACGTGTAATCTACACCATCATTACTGCCAAATTCAACAGTCTGTTCAGATCCAGCTCAACGTGACAAAGTCAG CGCAAAAAGAGAAACGTTACTGGGATGGAGAGAAAACCATTTTTGTGGTCTTGCTGGGCACCACTGTGGTGTTGCCATGCGTCAACCGCCGTCCCCTGTGGCGAGACGGCATCCAGGAGGACCAGCAGCAGGTAGCCCACTGGGACTTCCAGCCACCGGGCGTGCGACCCGATAGGGCTGACCGCTTGGTGGACCTCTACGCTTCCGGGGAACGGCGGGATTACGGACCGCTCTTTGCTGAGAAGAAGATGAGCGTGGCAGAGGATGCGTTCACACTCGGAGACTTTTCACTGTCAATTTCCAACTTGAAACCGGTCGATAAAGGACTGTACTCCTGCCACCTGCATCACCATTACTGCGGCCTGCACGAGAGACGCATTTTTAGACTCACCGTGGGCTCTTCACTTCCATCGGAGCCCACCACAACACAGACAATCTTCCACAATGATGACCCTGAACCAA GGGTTGAAGAAGTGCAGAGTCCTCACGTCGTCAACGTTATCCTCCCTGAGCATCGAGGCTATTTCGTGCAACATTTGGGTTATTTCCTGGCAACCTTCCTGCTTCTGGCATTCATCGTTGTGGCAATCGTCATGGTAACTCGACGGCGAAAAAAGAGAG GCCTGGCGTACGAACTACGAAGATCTGATGA GAGAAATGAAGGTGAAAGCTCCTTAAGTTTAACAGAGCTGAAGATCCGCAACCAAGAGCCACTGAATTCAG ATTACAAAAACAACCTCCTGAAAGAGAGAGACATGAGCAAAGACTGCAACAAGG ACTTTGATGGGAAGCTGTGGATGTGA
- the aurkaip1 gene encoding aurora kinase A-interacting protein produces MLTSKLLPRFRLLHKATCAVTGRGDILTGFVKPVYSSSLNDKLRHYSTAANNTSPPRWVQLEPELDETLVPRKLAVSPLESWLSLRYTLPPMLESSQPLQERVDLLEEKLLPPVSIPILEGGDSGVTPLRCKNVLEIRRRKMNRHKYKKLLKRTKFLRRKVQEIRGKKKQRRFEDDLKRIWRRAGLKKAPEGWTTPKLFINQYGNRRN; encoded by the exons ATGTTAACTTCTAAACTCCTTCCTCGTTTTCGTCTCCTACATAAGGCAACTT GTGCAGTTACAGGCCGTGGAGACATTCTGACTGGCTTTGTGAAGCCAGTGTATAGCTCTTCACTCAATGACAAATTGCGACACTACTCAACAGCAGCCAACAATACATCTCCACCACGATGGGTCCAACTGGAGCCAGAACTTGATGAGACGCTTGTGCCACGTAAACTCGCAGTAAGTCCCCTGGAGAGCTGGCTCTCGCTGCGATACACTCTTCCGCCCATGCTGGAGTCTTCTCAGCCCCTGCAAGAGCGTGTAGACCTGCTGGAGGAGAAGTTGCTGCCACCCGTGTCCATTCCTATTCTTGAGGGTGGGGACAGCGGGGTAACACCTCTGAGATGTAAGAATGTTCTGGAGATTCGACGACGCAAAATGAACCGGCACAAATACAAGAAGCTTCTAAAACGAACAAAATTCCTGAGGAGGAAAGTACAGGAGATCAGGGGGAAGAAGAAGCAG AGACGTTTTGAAGATGACCTGAAGAGGATCTGGAGGCGTGCTGGACTGAAGAAGGCTCCAGAAGGGTGGACCACACCCAAGCTCTTTATTAATCAATATGGGAACCGAAGGAACTGA